The segment ctcacccccagattggggtgatCCCGGGAGGcggtaaagtctctcctccaacctgtgccttcaaagaaagactcagtagtcttcagtcgtccaGTCTCAAGatagtttattgcatgttatctcaaggcacacacactccctgacatTCCCTCttactccttctccctctgtgtctctctccGTCTCCGTCTCCGTCTCTGTCCCTTTccgtctctctccgtctctcTTGCccaagggctggtgccatcttttatatcacacattatgtattaaatgtttatagtttttcctccatgcctatcacctatattgaacagggactttctactctaaaccaatctgtgagtgccaacatcaccaagaacatggggaataggaaggagaaagaaggaggacagggcatgcccaaatccctccatcttagaacttctgacccccatgtacaaaactcagacccctcggtacaaggcctaaaacccccctgtacagcactcaaaaatccttctttCACTTTTTGACTACTTCTGTTATAATATcgaaacttttgtgatttcttgttcttccggcaaggttggtaaattgttccatggatcaaattcaaagccacaggggttcCCGggtgcctgccagggtctcagatgcttctgacctggacccggaacatgcaagagtgtctgagggacaccttgggttccaaCACCTGCCCTgcgcctctgtccctgcaggctgtccTCATCCCCCGGCTGCCCCACCTCGCTGGCCCCTTcctttgctgacagctctgcctcctgcctgcccctgcctggccacacaaagccttgggctgctccaggctccttctggGGATGTgctgcaccacagccctgccctgggagggaaattcctttctcctcttgTGTCCAGTCTGGACTTcctctgctgcatttctggtataatttctctctctgagccagccagagctgtttgtcctggcagcttttgtcacTGAGAAATCCTTGGATCTAGGGAATTCTGGAGGAGGATTCCCAACTTTGGCCATGGGCATCTGGTCGAGATGGATGGTTTTTCccataggaaagaaaagcacaaagccCAGGTGTTTTGGAAGAAGATGAGAGGTGGTCACCATAGGCCAAGAGAGTCAGACATGTCTTTCCTGGCACCTTTCATCTAGGGGAAATCCTTGGATATTTGGAATTTTGAAGGTCTGCTCTGGTTCCACGaggtccccacagtgtcacactgacccttggttccatgaggttccccagtgtcaccagggTGTCCTTGGACCTGCATTGTCACAGCTGACCCATGGCTCCATGaggttccccagtgtcaccgtGGTCGCTGTCAGAGGCTGGATGAGATCGATGTCCTGAGACACCGTGGGTTGAGCTGTCAATCAgtcacacagctgggacagcgcTAACCCAGCTCTGAACGCCCGAGCAATCACAAGTCCCAGCTGGGGGGAGGCCCACGAAGGCCCAGGGGCTTAAAACCAAGGAGCACAAGGTCAGCCCCTGCTATGGACTCTGCCTTGCCCTGGGGTTTGTGTCTCAGCCACACTGGaaccccaggagctgggagccacaGGTGTGTCTTTCTGTGGagcttctgtctttctgtctctctctctctttcctctccttctaaTGCTCTTTCTATGGAACATTTTTGGGTACCTCAACAACTGAAGTGTTTAAGGCTTTCCAGGCTAAATGGGCTGAGTGAATGAAGTTACTGCTATGACAAGTGTTTTACGTTGGATTGGATGTTGTATTAAATGCTTTTCCAAAGTTTCTTGGTTTTTTGTACTTTGGCAGGAAAATTTTGTGGGTTCCTGAATGGGCGCTGAGGGGCACTTGGGGATCCTGGAGGGTCTGGGGGACACTTATGGGACAGATGGGGGCGGATACCGGGGTTCTGTGGGGCGCGGGGCATGACGGGAGTTGTAGTCCCGGCCCCAATGGGGCTCTATGGGGCTGCAGAGCATGACGGGAGTTGTAGTCCTGGCCCTAATGGGGCTCTATTGGGCCGCAGAGCATGACGGGAATTGTAGTCCCACCCCAATGGGGCTCTATGGGGCCACAGAGCATGACGGGAGTTGTaggcaaaagaaaagcacacaCTCCAGGCACCGCCCCAAAGCCACAATCCCTGGCGCTGATTGGTTGGGGGCTGTGATGGGCAGGAGCCTCAGCAAATGGGAGGCAGCGGAGGCGGGAACAGCCCATTCAACccctccagtccctcccagtacagcccagttcatccccagtacagcccagtacaaCCCCAGTGCCCCTCCAATCCTTCCCGGTACagcccagtccctcccagtacacCTGAGTTCATTCCCAAGCCCTtccagttccccccagtgcCATCCATATTCCGCTCCAGTGTCCCCCAGTCTTCCCCACAGCGTTCCCGCCCATTGCGGGGCAGCGGCGCAGACGGAATGTCCTGCGGCCcaaacctcctgctcctgccacacagcGCCCAGcgctctccccctcctcctcctctcccagcacggCACAAATTCCAGCTTGGAGGAGGCTTCCCCAGAGAGGGCTccggctcctgctccagcctgagtgtccctgcagaggaacaggGCATCGCTCAGGCACTTCCACAAGCTCAGGCTTCCCATTCCATGGGGAATCTGGGATGGAAATGGCCTTTTTCAGAAAGACAAATGCAGAGGAGATGGATTagaaattattaggaaaaagtgACCCTTCTTCCAGACAAAGTCCACCAAGTCATTGCctgcatttctcattttcagattCTTTCAGTCATCTCCTGAGAGGTCCAGcttgttctgctgctttccatgaACTGATTGTGCTCTTGATTTATGAACCAATGCACCAGATGTGGAATCATCTACACTGAACACAGAAACAAACTCcctctgtcattccattttcaTCTTCTAGACCACTTTCAAGACGTCCATGGGGATGTTGCAATGATGATCACACAGCTCTCCATTtctggctgcaggctctgcagatTCTTTCTCTGCATTCAGTCAGGCTTGCATTCCCTGACAATTCCTGGTAGCCCGTCATGGTTTCTTAGGGTAGAACAGCAACATTGAAAACCTCACCAATGGCACAACTGCCCAGcccacaaggaaaagaaagaacaagctgtcaagcatttcaaatatttctcctgctgtgctgcaagAGCTGAGCTGCAAGCAAGGTGTGGAAAgccaagagaagctgcagctgctggcacatcTTGTGACAGGAGCTGCTCAAAGCTTCCTCGTTCTCCAGGAAAGGTTCTTGGAAAGAGCAAACAGGACTGTGGAGAAGACTCCAGGTACACTGAAACAGcttttaagaaatgaaattaaaatgggaagaaaaaatcaAAGATGTTTTCCTCCATTTATTTCTATGTTCCTCTTTTCCATCTTGCACTACTTCTCCATCCCATTAATCCAAATGGGTCTCACTTCTAAGATCCATGACTTGGCAAGTTTTAGACCCTGTAAAATACCATGAGCTACACACAGTTTGCCTtcccctgggttttttttttttttggaaatcatTGCTGGAGAGGTAAGTGCAGTGCTTGGGTCAGGTACAAATTCTGCATTCAGGGAATGCGCTCCGAGAGTGTTTGAccctcagcagggacaatgCACAGCAGCGCCCCAGGGgatccctgtgcccctgggcaGGAGTCCAGACTCTGGGTCTGGGCTGAACACGGCAAAGTTCCCGTGTTTGGAcaggctcaggggctgccccggggagcgcggggctgAGCGCGGGGGCGAGCGGGCAACGGACAAACGGACACGGGGACAAACGGCCCCGGAGCTTCAGTTGCttcagttgcagcagcagcagcggcagcagcagcgaaAGCAGCGAAAGAAGCGGCTTTGTCGACTCCCtcttgctcctcctctccctctcgCGCTATCCCGCAGCCTCTCCCGCTCTCCCtttcccgctgtcccctcctctcccagtctCTCTCTCCCCATGCCCGGCCGGGCCATGCCCCCgacccgcccccggccccgggcggggctgccccgtccctgtccctgtccctgtccccgtccccgtccccgtccccgtccccgtccccgtccctgtccctgtccccgtccctgtccctgtccctgtccctgtccccgtccccgtccccgtccccgtccccgtccccgtccccgtccccgtccctgtccctgtccctgtccctgtccccggccGTCCCGCCGCCGTCTCGCCCCCGCCCGGCTCTGGCCGTGCtggcgctggcgctgctgggcgggcatcagtgcctggggctggggcggcATCGCCGCCCTTTGGCTCCGCCTggcccgagcccggccccggccccgacgTGGGCTCCagtcccggccccggccccggctcctcccgggCCCCGCGGAGGACACAggcggcgcggccgctgccgccgcctcgGCTGCGGCTTCCCCGGCCCGAGCTCCGCCGctcggcagcgcggccgccggccccgagCCGCCGCTGTCCCGTTGCCAGCAGAGAACGCCTGGGGATGGCCGGCCCGGGGCGCTCGGGGGGCGCTCGGGGGCCGCTCCTGGCCCCGGGCCGAGCGCTGACAGCCGCGTCCCGCCCGCAGGGAAGGCGCAGGAGGCCCTGCAGGAGCGCTACCGGCTGGGTTCGCTGCTGGGCAGCGGCGGCTTCGGCAGCGTCTTCGCGGCCACGCGGCTCTCGGACGGCGCCCCggtgagcggcggggccggcggcgggcgcaggaggaggaggaggaggaggaggaggatggggttGGGCTAGGCGGAGGGCGAGCTGAACCCGCTGCTCTCCCTTGCtcgcaggtggccatcaaaagGGTGCCGCGGGATCGCATCCGGCACTGGGGCGAGCTGGTGAGTGAGCGGGGCCAGCGGCAGAagccgggccgtgccgggcggGGATGAGCCGGGGCCcggcagggtgggagctgccgggagccctgcagggagagcgGGCGTGGGCTGAGCGGGGCATGCAGAGCATCCCGGGCTGGCTGAGggcttccccagccccggcacggcctcagccccactgacggcatcgcgctcctcccgcagcccgACGGCACCAGCGCACCCCTGGAGAtcgtgctgctggccaaggtggCCTCTGGCTGCGCTGGTGTCAttcagctcctggagtggctCGAGCTCCCCGACAGCTtcttgctggtgctggagcgccCGGAGCGGTGCCAGGACCTGTCGGGTTTCCTGGCGGAGCGGAGGTTCCTGCCGGAGGAGGAGGCGCGGGGGCTGTTccgccaggtgctggaggccgtgcggcactgcaccagctgcggggtcctgcacagggacatcCAGCCCCAGAACATCCTGCTCGACCTGGCCACCGGGCAGCTGAAACTGATCGACTTTGGCTGTGGCACCTTCCTCCAAGACACAGCCTACACCCAGTTTGCAggtgagccctgccaggggatGCTCCTGGGCATCTCATGGCCCAGCTGGGGTGCAGCACCGGGGCTCCCCCTattgcagctgggatgggattaaTGCTGGAGCCAGGTTGATTTGGGTGGGGGTGTGAGGgggtccagctcccagccctgccgaCAGCCTTTAGCACccactgtgccctgggctggggctggagctggggcagccagcctgACAAAAACCCCCATGGGGGTAGCAGAGAGGGGGGTCTGACCCCGTGCCCTGGACAGTTTGGTGTGCAGGCGAGGAAGGGCTtggactgctctgctccccttgtTTGCCTTGGCTTCTTcacatttttggggggctgtgcaggcagggagTCAAGTGGGTTTCTCCACCACTGGgtgagtttttcttttgtgtgtcaTGGTTGGGCCTTCCCAGggtttctgctgccctcttccAGCACCAGTGGCTTCTTTTCCAGCCCCGAGTCTGTACACAAGTCCCAGGTGCTGGCGAGAGGGCAGCGGTCACCCTGTGTGCCACTGGGGCAGCCCCCACAtgcccaggggtgctggggccaggctctgggagcagcagcatccccctgctGAACTCTGTCTGTGTTCCACAGGAACCCTGTCCTACAGCCCACCAGAGTGGATCCACCACCGACGCTACCACGGCGAGGCAGCGACCATCTGGTCCCTGGgcctcctgctgtgccacctgGTCATGGGCAAGCACCCGTTCAGGAGGGGCCAGGAGATCATCTGGGGGCGGATCTTGTTCCCACGACGGCTCTCTCAAGGTGGATCCTCATCTCTGGCCACGGGGCAataccagtgctgggagacagcagcagctcgtgGGCATCccgctctggcagctgctgaggaggtggcacaagtcctgctctcctccaagAGAATCCATGGGGAAGTTcaggcccagctctgggcacacccagcatggcctgggcatGGGAACAGGGGGAGCAACTTCTCCAACTGACTGGTGATTCCTGCTTTCCCTCCCCAGAGTGCCAGGATGTCATTAAGAGGTGTTTGTCCATGCAGCCCTTGGACAGGCCATCCTTAGAAGAGCTTTTCTGTGATCCTTGGGTGCAGGGTGTTCCTCTGCCCTAGAGGATGGGAGAGGTCCACGTGCACAGTTGGATCCAGGGGCCTGGCAGGTAACAGCTCCACACATCTCTTGGCAATCAGTGGCAAAGCCAACCAGACAGGTTTTGTGCTGCCTGTAGCTCTGAGCAGGGGTCAGCAGACGGGAAcacgcagctcttgggctggagctgagctggagacCTGGTGTGGCAAGCACTGGTGGCCACCATCCCCCGGGTTTTGCTTGTCCTGGTTCCCTGACAGCTGGGGCCCTGGGCAGAACCCTGACAGCCTGGTCtggccccagggaaggagaaggagcccctggagaagctgcaccaggtggggctgctgctgctggagacagcaaGGACAACCTCAAGGATGACAATCTCTTCCTCGGCCTGGCCAGCTGAAGATGATGGACTTGGATTCTGGCACcttctccaaagccaggctccacagggaatCTGCAGATGAGTCCACATGcagggggatgctcccagaTTTGGGCATTGCTCAGCCTGGCCGGGAACCAAAGGTTCCCCCTTTGCTGGGGCGGATGCAGCTGATCCTTCAGTcggctgccaggctgcttttggcagggctgggggcatgggctggggtgggtaCGAAATGGGAgtgggctcctggccctgccaacagcccccagcacccaccgtgccccgggctggggctggggctggggcagccagcccgaCACAAACAAACCCCCATGGTGGGAGCACAGGTGGGACTCCAGAacctgtgcaggggctgctttgctttgcaggcaaggaagggcttgggctgctccaCTACCCCTGTTTGCTTTGGGATCACTGTTATTTTggggggcagtgcagggggaagggagaaagcctGGGCTTCCCTGTCCTGTGGGTGGGTTTTTCCCCGTCATGCAGGGGTTGTGCCTTCCTCAAGCCCCTGACAGAGATAagatttttgaccttttttcttgttccccTTTTTGTCTCTAATCTATTTCCAAtcatttgttgtttttctagAGGAAGTGTTCCAGGTGGGGTCCAGTCTGGATGGGGAagtgcttgggagcagctgtggcgTGGATGGGCCGTGcccttggagaaggctgaggacatCGTTTGggaccagcttttcttccagcgGTGGATGGCGTCAGGTGGGTCCCGTCTGCTTGGcatggtgggatcagagctttggggagatggcagcgagcacaggagcatcctgctgcgggcagctgctgagggctggatgtgccgtggctggctgcaggctgggcacatgtcctgccctcctgctctgctgccaaaggcagcagtgatgggcagctctgggcactgctctgggcacggccagcatggcctgggcaccgcgggcggctgggacaaggggacaggagccttcagctgaCGGGcgctttctgctttctctccttgcagccgggctctgcgggtgctgaggctgctctgggctctgccagggctctgctggagctcagcaccggGCCAGaatcagccaaagaagaaatggtgtgccctgcagcacagccttgctTGAGCATTTCAGCAACACAGCTCAACTTTGCAGAGTGTGCGCCTGCCAGGGAAAACATGCCACCacccaaaaaataaatttgttcaatagtttctgaaatgaaatcaatCTGGGATGACCCCAGCTGCCATTTTGCAGCTTGctcaagcagcagctcagcccttctCTGAACAGTTCTCTCCCCCACCTGCCTTTTACTCCCCAAatgctccctcttttcccccagtgagttcccagcccatggcagtcTCCATCacactgctgccttccttggTGCCCCTCACCATGAGGAAGGTCGGGCCCCAGGCTTAGGGACTCATCCTGGcgctggctgaggagcagcaatgtCTCAGAGGTCCAATGGGATTTTAGCatccttcagagctgctctccagccctcagctctcctcactgctgagctcccacTCTCTTTTCCTTGTCCTTGCATCAGGATGAGCTCTGTGAATCCCCTTGAGCCTCcccactcttcccagcccaCGCACCCACCTCAGttaggctgaagctgcagcttctctgtctcctctggcacACCAGTCCAGTCCCCTGTgcggggagccccagccccagagcacagcactcagcagtgcagtccgggctggagcagctgccctgcagccctggcttggctcttggtggcaagggaatgctccctgtttgcagctgtccctgcaggatggccccagggcagagcccagccgggctcccactgcagcccctgaagcttggggcagacaggggtgccagagctgaggttcaCGGGGAGCACCCGCAGCTGTGGCTTGAGTCAGTGTTGGCAAATGTTGTGTTCtcatctcctgcagcctgtggggaaaGCAACCTCTGCTGCCAGGCCTGTGTGTGCCAggcctgtgtgtgccaggggctcttggatgtctctgtacccatggacagaaggctctgtgtgtgccaggggctcttggatgtctctgtacccatggacagaaggctctgtgtgtgccaggggctcttggatgtctctgtacccatggacagaaggctctgtgtgtgccaggggctcttggatgtctctgtacccatggacagaaggccctgtctgtgccaggggctcttggatgtctctgtacccatggacagaaggccctgtctgtgccagggtttCCAGaatgtctctgtacccatgggTATGGAATAGCATGGACAGTGACAGTGTCAGTCACGTTGCTTGCACGCTCCTTCCTTTGCATACAAGACACATCCATGCACACCCCCATGCACAGATACATTaaagggacagggagggagagagatttCCCCCAGAGCTCCAACTTTGGCATAACTCACCTTTTAGCCAGTGgccaggggatttttttcccagctctgtgtgagaaggtgtccaggagctgaaggaacagCATTTAGAAGCAGTTTCAGGATTTCTAGGCAGGCAGTGGAGCTGACAACCATCCACGTAACTCACCGTATTCATCAGAACGTGCTGCTGGTTCTTTGGGAATATGGCCCAATGGAGACACGAGActtggaaaaatcccagctctctgtggatGTGTGCAAagggggagcagcagaaacactttgtgtctgctctggggacacAAGGTCCAAGGAGCTGCGGTGGCAGAGAGTGacctgggctggtggcaggTGAAGTCCTGGTTCATGGCATCCCAGAGTGGCACAGGACAAAGCTCCAAG is part of the Vidua macroura isolate BioBank_ID:100142 chromosome 30, ASM2450914v1, whole genome shotgun sequence genome and harbors:
- the LOC128820655 gene encoding serine/threonine-protein kinase pim-1-like gives rise to the protein PRPSRRRLAPARLWPCWRWRCWAGISAWGWGGIAALWLRLARARPRPRRGLQSRPRPRLLPGPAEDTGGAAAAAASAAASPARAPPLGSAAAGPEPPLSRCQQRTPGDGRPGALGGRSGAAPGPGPSADSRVPPAGKAQEALQERYRLGSLLGSGGFGSVFAATRLSDGAPVAIKRVPRDRIRHWGELPDGTSAPLEIVLLAKVASGCAGVIQLLEWLELPDSFLLVLERPERCQDLSGFLAERRFLPEEEARGLFRQVLEAVRHCTSCGVLHRDIQPQNILLDLATGQLKLIDFGCGTFLQDTAYTQFAGTLSYSPPEWIHHRRYHGEAATIWSLGLLLCHLVMGKHPFRRGQEIIWGRILFPRRLSQECQDVIKRCLSMQPLDRPSLEELFCDPWVQGVPLP